The nucleotide sequence CGGGAAGCACCCGGCATACCGGGGAATACGTAGCCGTAGCAGCAAATGGGTATCAGAGATTCGAGAGCCTCGCAAGACCAACCGTATTTGGCTCGGAACTTATCCTACTCCAGAGATGGCTGCTGTCGCATATGATGTCGCCGCCTTGGCTCTACGAGGTGCTGAAGCAATTCTCAACTTCCCTGATGCTATTGCCACTCGACCCGTTCCAGCTTCTAATTCTCCTTCTGATATACGTGCGGCCGCGTCTGCTGCAGCTAGAGCTGCAGTTACAGCTACTGCTGCAACAGTTGTACATAAAGAAGAGGAAAGTTATAATCTTGGACTTAAACTCAACAAAGACGAAGCTGAAAGCAGCGAGTTtgtggatgaagatgagatgttTGATATGCCTCAATTATTAGTTAACATGGCTGAAGGCATGCTTATGAGCCCTCCAAGATTGAGCCCTCCTGGCTCTGATGATTCACCGGAGGTTTCCGAAGCTGAGAGCTTATGGAGCTACCATTGAAATTTATCaatgattatgatgatgatgatgatgatgatgatgatgattagtTATTCAAGCTGAAAAAACAGGcaaaattaatttgatcaaaATTTTTGCATACAATAGGGAATGATATTTCAGTTTGCTGTTATTGTTGTTCTCATGACATTGATTAGGGTTTCATATACGTACGTACATCTggttttaatttgttaattgcTTTTCCATTGAACTTCAACATTATACTTTCATTTACCTTCAACTTTCTCTTTTACAATTCACTTGCCAAAAACAAGCGTTTGCCTACCAATCTTTTAAAGCTCTTTGTCGTTACTTTCCtgaaatctctctctctctatatatatacatatatatatatatatattaacatgcAGGCATTATTCTATCTTCTTCTGAGTGAGTTCTGACTACAAGGGAAAACACCATGCAGTGTGGTCTGAGAATGGGTGAAGGACTGGTTGCTAAGAGGGAGATGTTTTTTATCTCTTACTTTGGAGAGAAAGTGTTGCTATAAAACtaggagaaaagaaaaacccTAGCTAGAGCACAGTGATGAATAGTAAGAAAGAAGAAAGCTCTGAAAGGCCATTGAAGGGCAGAACGAATTGAATTTATTGACAAGTTGCCTGCCAAATTCATTGTAGTGAGTAAAAGATAATACTAGATATGTCCCCCAAAGCTATATAAGATACAAAGCTTCTCAGCCTattcatataaatttcttttggCCTTAAGCTGAGACAAATATGTCAGGTTTCCAGAACTCATGGTCAATCTATGCTCTGACCTTCAGCTGATTTACTGTTCAtcttttgaatataaaaacagaattttcttgttcttcactcaaatatctatacatatattcttCTACCTATCAAGTAGACCTTTCtatctttactttattttatttttatctt is from Dioscorea cayenensis subsp. rotundata cultivar TDr96_F1 unplaced genomic scaffold, TDr96_F1_v2_PseudoChromosome.rev07_lg8_w22 25.fasta BLBR01002248.1, whole genome shotgun sequence and encodes:
- the LOC120257650 gene encoding ethylene-responsive transcription factor ERF024-like, with translation MADNPSNVQCSPLSSSSPPPPPPPPPTQQSTHQCGSNEPQPDPPPSLQMPQVTSPVTGKHPAYRGIRSRSSKWVSEIREPRKTNRIWLGTYPTPEMAAVAYDVAALALRGAEAILNFPDAIATRPVPASNSPSDIRAAASAAARAAVTATAATVVHKEEESYNLGLKLNKDEAESSEFVDEDEMFDMPQLLVNMAEGMLMSPPRLSPPGSDDSPEVSEAESLWSYH